The following are from one region of the Mesorhizobium sp. B2-8-5 genome:
- a CDS encoding response regulator, with protein sequence MKARIIVVEDEPDLREAVAEYLGASGYDVVTAENAAVARALFEAQSFHLAILDIAMPGEDGLSLGRWLRSKTQIGIIYATAAGTALDRIVGLELGADDYIVKPYELREVLARVRSVLRRVPLPAEPQAAKAETGNRRLMNFGGFQADFDGRLVIGANGAVIEMAKSEFDVLEVFLTRANRLLTRAAISEAIGFVEDPESSRAVDIRIMRLRKKIEADPANPKFLRTVRGEGYIFSLPSGDSN encoded by the coding sequence GTGAAGGCACGCATCATCGTCGTTGAGGACGAACCGGATCTGAGGGAGGCTGTGGCCGAATATCTCGGCGCCAGCGGCTATGACGTCGTCACGGCCGAAAATGCGGCCGTGGCGCGCGCTCTGTTCGAGGCGCAGTCCTTCCACCTCGCCATCCTCGACATCGCCATGCCTGGCGAGGACGGGCTGTCGCTCGGCCGCTGGCTGCGCTCGAAAACGCAGATCGGCATCATCTACGCCACGGCCGCCGGCACCGCGCTCGACCGCATCGTCGGGCTGGAGCTCGGCGCCGACGATTACATCGTCAAGCCGTACGAATTGCGCGAGGTGCTGGCGCGGGTGCGCAGCGTGCTGCGCCGCGTGCCGCTGCCCGCCGAGCCGCAGGCGGCGAAGGCCGAAACCGGCAATCGCCGCTTGATGAATTTCGGCGGCTTCCAGGCCGATTTCGACGGCCGTCTGGTCATCGGCGCCAATGGCGCGGTCATCGAGATGGCCAAAAGCGAGTTCGACGTGCTCGAGGTTTTTCTCACCCGCGCCAACCGGCTTCTGACGCGAGCGGCGATTTCGGAAGCCATCGGCTTCGTGGAGGATCCGGAATCCTCGCGCGCGGTCGACATCCGCATCATGCGGTTGCGAAAGAAGATCGAGGCCGATCCCGCCAATCCGAAATTCCTGCGCACGGTGCGCGGCGAAGGCTATATCTTCTCGCTGCCGAGCGGCGACAGCAATTGA
- a CDS encoding efflux RND transporter periplasmic adaptor subunit, whose protein sequence is MKRFFIIAGFLLLLALVCVGIVGFNFMRDAGIKQFFATMKPPAATVSTVIVKPAEWTPGVEAIGTVNAVRGVDLTVETSGIVKDILFHANQKVAADAVLLQLDDAVEKADLVAQKAQAASDQAALTRAIELQRRGVGTDATLDAARAAADASAAQVNKMQAVLDQKQLSAPFGGTVGIPKIDVGQYLAPGNSVVTIQDLDTMRVDFTVPEQQLPLLKIGQTVKLGGNLADMTFAGSIRGIDPKIDPASRLVSIRGEVANPEGKLTPGQFVQIRVELPQEDNVISVPQTAVTTSLYGDYVFVVEPAKPAGAAAAAPAKPDEHKAGADKAAGDAAKPQADATKPADDAAKPADAKPADKASGDAAKPADAAKPAEAAQQPALTISQVFVKLGRRNNGMVEIAEGLRDGDQVVTAGQNRLFNGMSVAVDNTIDPSKSANKQVQQ, encoded by the coding sequence GTGAAGCGCTTTTTCATCATCGCCGGATTCTTGCTGCTGCTCGCCTTGGTATGCGTCGGCATCGTTGGTTTCAACTTCATGCGCGATGCCGGCATCAAGCAATTCTTTGCCACCATGAAGCCGCCGGCCGCTACGGTCTCGACCGTGATCGTCAAGCCGGCCGAATGGACGCCCGGCGTCGAGGCGATCGGTACCGTCAATGCCGTGCGCGGTGTCGACCTTACCGTCGAAACAAGCGGCATCGTCAAGGACATCCTCTTCCACGCCAACCAGAAGGTCGCCGCCGACGCCGTGCTCTTGCAGCTGGACGACGCGGTCGAGAAAGCCGATCTGGTGGCGCAGAAGGCGCAGGCCGCGTCGGACCAGGCGGCGCTGACCCGTGCGATCGAATTGCAGCGGCGCGGCGTCGGCACGGATGCGACGCTCGACGCCGCGCGCGCCGCGGCGGACGCCTCGGCCGCGCAGGTCAACAAGATGCAGGCCGTGCTCGATCAGAAGCAGTTGTCCGCGCCCTTCGGCGGCACGGTCGGCATCCCGAAGATCGACGTCGGACAGTACCTGGCCCCCGGCAACTCCGTCGTGACGATCCAGGACCTCGACACGATGCGGGTTGACTTCACGGTTCCCGAGCAGCAGCTGCCGCTGCTCAAGATCGGCCAGACCGTCAAGCTCGGCGGCAACCTCGCCGACATGACCTTTGCCGGCTCCATTCGCGGCATCGATCCCAAGATCGATCCGGCAAGCCGGTTGGTCTCAATTCGCGGCGAGGTCGCCAATCCGGAAGGCAAGCTGACGCCTGGCCAGTTCGTCCAAATCCGCGTCGAGCTGCCGCAGGAAGACAATGTCATCTCCGTGCCGCAGACGGCGGTGACAACCAGCCTCTATGGCGATTATGTCTTCGTGGTCGAGCCGGCAAAGCCCGCCGGGGCTGCCGCTGCCGCGCCGGCCAAGCCGGATGAGCACAAGGCCGGCGCCGACAAGGCGGCCGGCGATGCCGCCAAGCCGCAAGCGGACGCCACCAAGCCCGCCGACGACGCGGCAAAGCCGGCGGACGCGAAGCCGGCCGACAAGGCGTCCGGCGACGCCGCCAAACCAGCCGACGCCGCCAAGCCGGCCGAGGCCGCGCAGCAGCCTGCGCTCACCATCTCGCAGGTGTTCGTGAAGCTCGGCCGCCGCAACAACGGCATGGTCGAGATCGCCGAGGGCCTTAGGGACGGCGACCAGGTTGTCACGGCCGGCCAGAACCGGCTCTTCAACGGCATGTCGGTTGCCGTCGACAACACCATCGATCCCAGCAAATCGGCGAACAAGCAGGTTCAGCAATGA
- a CDS encoding TetR/AcrR family transcriptional regulator has product MRVPRANSREKILAAAADVAREAGPGSLSLEAVASRAGVSKGGLLYNFPTKAKLMQGLVESYLSDFQKALEARASEAGHESVLSAYIKLSADDCERPKPSASWMFSAIAEDPDFLTPIKAFKHQLFERLKGETDDLGSLLVCFLAIEGMRSMNLFDSDVLSEDERKLLVSSLLKIAG; this is encoded by the coding sequence ATGAGAGTACCCAGGGCCAACTCACGCGAAAAGATACTTGCCGCCGCCGCCGACGTGGCGCGCGAGGCAGGCCCGGGAAGCCTGTCGCTCGAGGCGGTCGCCAGCCGCGCCGGCGTGTCGAAAGGCGGCCTGCTCTACAACTTCCCAACCAAGGCCAAGCTGATGCAGGGGCTGGTCGAAAGCTATCTCAGCGATTTCCAGAAGGCGCTAGAAGCACGCGCTAGCGAGGCCGGCCACGAAAGCGTGCTCTCAGCCTATATCAAGTTGTCGGCCGACGACTGCGAGCGGCCGAAACCCTCGGCGTCCTGGATGTTCTCGGCGATCGCCGAAGATCCCGATTTTCTGACGCCGATCAAGGCCTTCAAGCACCAGCTGTTCGAACGGCTGAAGGGAGAGACGGACGACCTCGGCTCGCTGCTGGTCTGCTTTCTCGCCATCGAGGGGATGCGCAGCATGAATCTGTTTGATTCAGACGTGCTGTCCGAAGACGAGCGCAAGCTTCTGGTGTCCTCGCTCCTGAAGATAGCCGGATAG
- a CDS encoding response regulator transcription factor, producing MAARSVIALVSVAEVVAKDLADHLDRRGHDVRQARQPWEAETLLSAGGIDVVVVGDGVTQAESRELLKRYSGQGGGGEGGPDFILICRPGDLVDKVLALELGAADVIESPLNVRELAARIGGLLTRRGRAAGELIVLENATVDLRSAMVMHRSGSEDQLSPGQVALLRLFLASPRKVLTRDDIIAAAPAENADAFDRSIDSRIVRLRRKLDTETITTIRGAGYRFDPPVPRNE from the coding sequence ATGGCCGCACGATCCGTCATCGCGCTTGTGTCCGTCGCCGAGGTGGTGGCTAAAGATCTCGCCGATCATCTCGACCGGCGTGGGCACGACGTGCGCCAGGCGCGCCAGCCCTGGGAAGCGGAGACGCTGCTTTCGGCCGGTGGCATCGATGTCGTGGTGGTTGGCGACGGCGTCACCCAGGCCGAGAGCCGCGAACTGCTCAAACGTTACAGCGGCCAAGGCGGTGGCGGCGAGGGCGGTCCCGATTTCATCCTGATCTGCCGGCCGGGCGACCTCGTCGACAAGGTGCTGGCGCTCGAACTCGGTGCTGCCGACGTCATCGAAAGCCCGCTCAACGTGCGCGAGCTTGCCGCGCGTATCGGCGGCCTGCTGACCAGACGCGGCAGGGCCGCCGGCGAACTGATCGTGCTGGAAAACGCCACCGTCGATCTGCGGTCGGCCATGGTGATGCATCGCTCGGGCTCGGAGGATCAGCTTTCGCCGGGGCAGGTGGCGCTGCTCAGGCTGTTCCTGGCGAGCCCGCGCAAGGTGCTGACGCGCGACGACATCATTGCCGCGGCGCCGGCCGAGAATGCCGACGCATTCGACCGTTCGATCGACTCGCGCATCGTGCGGCTGCGCCGCAAGCTCGACACCGAGACCATCACCACCATCAGGGGCGCCGGCTATCGTTTCGATCCGCCGGTCCCGCGCAACGAGTAA
- a CDS encoding CorA family divalent cation transporter, with the protein MNEASHLTLLAWDDSRHHAPGLIWAYRGAAGQAPQPIAPKDIEAALAAPDGWVWLHVDLIDQRAHSWISHACALPQSAHAILEGHEDSMALAHEKGVVHGIAADLHGEIGRRSTTIGRLHFAVTDRLLVTGRRHSLAAVEEVNKALSQGLQPATAFELFGAIVLAFCGSASGRLALATKQLDEVEDRLVTERLADERRRIKEVRRLGVSLHRPIAAQVALFLDENRAGWELSAGAHEILGKLAARLKRLDREVVMVNDRARLLQEEVAAELADESNRSLKALAVMSALLLPGTLIVGIFGMNTEGLPFTHTHGGFLLAMLLAGGATGLFYWLLLRAGADLKF; encoded by the coding sequence ATGAATGAGGCATCGCATCTGACGCTGCTTGCCTGGGACGACAGCCGCCACCACGCGCCCGGCCTGATCTGGGCCTATCGCGGCGCCGCCGGCCAAGCGCCGCAGCCGATCGCGCCGAAGGACATCGAAGCAGCACTTGCCGCGCCGGACGGCTGGGTTTGGCTGCATGTCGATCTCATCGACCAGCGGGCGCATTCCTGGATCAGCCATGCCTGCGCGCTGCCGCAATCGGCGCATGCGATCCTGGAAGGTCATGAGGACAGCATGGCGCTGGCGCATGAAAAGGGCGTCGTGCACGGTATCGCCGCCGACCTGCATGGCGAGATCGGACGCAGGTCGACCACCATCGGCAGGCTGCATTTCGCCGTGACGGACCGGTTGCTGGTGACGGGCCGGCGCCATTCGCTGGCAGCGGTGGAAGAGGTGAACAAGGCGCTTTCGCAAGGGCTCCAACCGGCGACCGCCTTCGAGCTGTTCGGCGCTATCGTGCTTGCCTTCTGCGGAAGCGCGAGCGGGCGGCTGGCGCTGGCCACGAAGCAGCTTGACGAGGTCGAGGACCGTCTCGTCACCGAGCGCCTTGCCGACGAGCGGCGCCGGATCAAGGAGGTGCGTCGCCTGGGGGTGTCGCTGCACCGGCCGATCGCGGCACAGGTCGCGCTGTTCCTGGACGAGAACCGTGCCGGCTGGGAATTGTCGGCCGGCGCGCATGAGATATTGGGCAAGCTGGCGGCTCGCCTCAAAAGGCTCGACCGCGAAGTCGTCATGGTCAACGACCGGGCAAGGCTGCTGCAGGAAGAGGTCGCGGCGGAACTCGCGGACGAATCGAACCGCAGCCTGAAGGCGCTGGCGGTGATGAGCGCGCTGCTCCTGCCGGGAACGCTGATCGTCGGCATTTTCGGCATGAACACAGAAGGACTGCCGTTCACGCATACGCATGGCGGCTTCCTGCTGGCGATGCTGCTTGCGGGTGGGGCGACCGGATTGTTCTACTGGCTGCTGCTGCGGGCAGGCGCCGATCTCAAATTCTAA
- a CDS encoding efflux RND transporter permease subunit, whose translation MSFSDLFIRRPVLSTVLACMILLLGFQGIFGLSIRQYPKVDETAITITTAYPGASADLIQGFISAPIARAVASTENIDYVTSSSRPSSSTVTVQMKLGSNPDVALAEVLSKVQGVRGTLPDASKDPVIVKGTGQQFAMMYISMQNPNMTKEQLTEYIERVIRPRISTVEGVADVQIFGAQEYSMRIWIDPIRLAARGATAVDVLTAINNSNFLSAPGNTQNEYVVSSITVHSTLQTPEAFAQLPIRSTDGQVVRLRDVARVELGAENTDTRVSFNGKPGTFLAIFPTPAANPLTTAAALTKLVPQIQDTLPKGMTIEIVYDATGQISASIEEVFKTIAEAVAIVIVVILLFLGSFRSVMMPIVTIPLSLIGVCFILFAVGYSINLLSLLAMVLAIGLVVDDAIVVVENIHRHMEEDHMSPMQAAFNGMREIATAIVAMTMTLAAVFAPLAFTGGLTGALFREFAVTLAGSVVLSGLIAITITPMMSARLLKAGQHGRFQRIVDGTFTRVEHLYERAVTASLRNRPVTLIIVVALVALTGFMFTKTSTELAPEEDQGFLLSIVTAPRYATSDYTETYVNQILGLVKDIPETRAQFSAVAFGGATNSAFVGFAFKDWAERKRNSKALQADIQGRISKVAGVEAFVFAPPTLPGSGGGLPISMVVRSTGDPSEVFEQAEKIKNKAQASGRFIVVQNSMAYDAPQVTVTIDRERAAALNLPIADIGNTLTLLVGGAEVAQFDRDSNSYDIIPQVPQEFRDNPEKLGEYFVRSVDGKMVPLSAVVKISTNASPAAIEQFNQLNSSTISALPLPGVTTGDGLKVLEDLAKETLPDTFFVDYSGQSRQEKEQGNTILIAFAAAVIVIYLVLAAQFESFRDPLIIMMAVPLSIFGAIVPLNIGLGTLNIYTQVGLITLIGLITKHGILLVEFANQQREIHGMRRRDAIIASAKVRLRPILMTTAAMALGVVPLIVSSGAGAAARYSMGLVIFTGILVGTMFTLFVVPMFYTFIASRDLPHLAEKPDPKLMPALPS comes from the coding sequence ATGAGCTTCTCCGACCTCTTCATTCGCCGGCCGGTGCTCTCGACGGTGCTGGCCTGCATGATCCTGCTTCTGGGCTTCCAGGGCATCTTCGGCCTGTCGATCCGCCAGTATCCGAAGGTCGACGAGACGGCGATCACCATCACCACGGCCTATCCCGGCGCCAGCGCCGACCTGATCCAGGGCTTCATTTCGGCTCCGATCGCGCGCGCCGTCGCCTCGACCGAAAACATCGACTACGTGACCTCGTCCAGCCGTCCGTCCTCGAGCACGGTCACCGTGCAGATGAAGCTCGGCTCCAACCCGGACGTCGCGCTCGCCGAGGTGTTGTCCAAGGTCCAGGGCGTGCGCGGCACCCTGCCGGACGCCTCCAAGGACCCGGTGATCGTCAAGGGCACCGGGCAGCAGTTCGCGATGATGTACATCTCGATGCAGAACCCGAACATGACGAAGGAGCAGCTCACCGAATATATCGAGCGCGTCATCCGGCCTCGCATCTCGACCGTGGAAGGTGTCGCCGACGTCCAGATCTTCGGCGCCCAGGAATATTCTATGCGCATCTGGATCGACCCGATCCGGCTCGCCGCCCGTGGCGCCACGGCCGTGGACGTGCTGACCGCGATCAACAACTCGAACTTCCTGTCGGCGCCGGGCAACACCCAGAACGAATATGTGGTCTCCTCGATCACCGTGCATTCGACCCTGCAGACGCCCGAGGCCTTCGCCCAGCTCCCGATCCGCTCGACGGATGGCCAGGTTGTGCGCCTGCGCGATGTCGCGCGAGTCGAGCTCGGCGCGGAGAACACCGACACCAGGGTGAGCTTCAACGGCAAGCCGGGAACCTTCCTGGCCATCTTCCCGACGCCCGCGGCCAACCCGCTGACGACGGCGGCGGCGCTGACCAAGCTCGTGCCGCAGATCCAGGATACGCTGCCGAAGGGCATGACGATCGAGATCGTCTACGACGCTACCGGGCAGATCAGCGCGTCGATCGAGGAAGTGTTCAAGACCATCGCCGAGGCGGTTGCCATCGTCATCGTCGTCATCCTTCTGTTCCTGGGTTCGTTCCGCTCGGTGATGATGCCGATCGTCACCATCCCGCTGTCGCTGATCGGCGTCTGCTTCATCCTGTTTGCGGTCGGCTACTCGATCAACCTTCTATCCCTGCTGGCCATGGTGCTGGCGATCGGCCTTGTCGTGGACGACGCCATCGTGGTGGTGGAGAACATCCACCGTCACATGGAGGAGGACCACATGTCGCCGATGCAGGCGGCATTCAACGGCATGCGCGAGATCGCGACCGCAATCGTGGCGATGACCATGACCCTGGCCGCCGTGTTCGCGCCGCTCGCCTTCACCGGCGGCCTGACCGGCGCGTTGTTCCGTGAATTTGCGGTGACGCTCGCCGGCTCGGTGGTCTTGTCCGGCCTTATCGCCATCACCATCACCCCGATGATGTCGGCACGTCTGCTGAAGGCCGGCCAGCACGGCCGCTTCCAGCGTATCGTCGACGGCACGTTCACACGCGTCGAACACCTCTATGAGCGGGCTGTCACCGCCTCGCTCAGGAATCGCCCGGTGACGCTGATCATCGTCGTCGCGTTGGTCGCCCTTACCGGCTTCATGTTCACCAAGACCTCGACCGAACTCGCGCCGGAAGAAGATCAGGGCTTCCTGCTCTCGATCGTGACCGCGCCGCGCTACGCGACGTCGGATTACACCGAGACCTACGTCAACCAGATCCTCGGCCTGGTGAAGGACATTCCCGAGACCAGGGCGCAGTTCTCGGCCGTTGCCTTTGGCGGCGCCACCAACAGCGCCTTTGTCGGCTTCGCCTTCAAGGACTGGGCGGAACGCAAGCGCAATTCGAAGGCGCTTCAGGCCGACATCCAGGGGCGCATCTCCAAGGTCGCCGGCGTCGAGGCCTTCGTCTTCGCGCCGCCGACGCTGCCCGGTTCCGGCGGCGGCCTGCCGATTTCCATGGTCGTGCGCTCCACCGGCGACCCCTCGGAAGTCTTCGAGCAGGCGGAGAAGATCAAGAACAAGGCGCAGGCTTCGGGCCGCTTCATCGTCGTGCAAAACTCGATGGCTTACGATGCGCCGCAGGTGACCGTCACCATCGACCGCGAGCGCGCGGCGGCGTTGAACCTGCCGATTGCCGATATCGGCAACACCCTGACGCTGCTTGTCGGCGGCGCCGAGGTGGCGCAGTTCGACCGGGATTCCAACAGCTACGACATCATCCCCCAGGTGCCGCAGGAATTCCGCGACAACCCCGAGAAGCTCGGCGAATATTTCGTCCGCAGCGTCGACGGCAAGATGGTGCCGCTGTCGGCGGTCGTGAAGATTTCGACCAACGCCTCGCCGGCGGCCATCGAGCAGTTCAACCAGCTGAACTCCTCGACGATCTCGGCCTTGCCTCTGCCCGGCGTGACCACCGGCGACGGCCTGAAGGTGCTGGAGGACCTCGCCAAGGAGACCCTGCCCGACACCTTCTTCGTCGACTATTCCGGCCAGTCGCGGCAGGAGAAGGAACAGGGCAACACCATCCTGATCGCCTTCGCGGCGGCCGTGATCGTGATCTACCTGGTGCTGGCGGCCCAGTTCGAGAGCTTCCGCGACCCGCTGATCATCATGATGGCGGTGCCGCTGTCGATCTTCGGCGCGATCGTACCGCTCAACATCGGCCTGGGGACGCTCAACATCTACACCCAGGTCGGCCTGATCACGCTGATCGGCCTGATCACCAAGCACGGCATTCTGCTGGTGGAATTCGCCAACCAGCAGCGTGAGATTCATGGCATGCGGCGCCGCGACGCCATCATCGCTTCGGCCAAGGTGCGCCTGCGGCCGATCCTGATGACCACGGCCGCCATGGCGCTCGGCGTCGTGCCGCTGATCGTCTCCAGCGGCGCCGGTGCGGCCGCGCGCTATTCGATGGGCCTGGTCATCTTCACCGGCATCCTGGTCGGCACCATGTTCACGCTCTTCGTCGTGCCGATGTTCTACACCTTCATCGCCAGCAGGGACTTGCCGCATCTCGCCGAGAAGCCCGATCCGAAGCTGATGCCGGCGCTGCCGAGCTGA
- a CDS encoding L,D-transpeptidase: MHTAISAKLINVTAAALTGAALLFGAGNAAHANQIVAKVSLSQQIMEVTVDGRPTYTWKVSTGARGHITPTGSFKPTRMHEMWYSKKYDNAPMPHSVFFSGGYAVHATYAIGRLGRPASHGCVRLHPDAAADFYQLVEVFGPGNTSIVIVK; this comes from the coding sequence ATGCACACCGCCATTTCCGCCAAGCTCATCAATGTCACCGCCGCCGCGCTCACCGGCGCGGCTCTGCTCTTCGGCGCCGGCAATGCCGCGCATGCCAACCAGATCGTCGCCAAGGTCTCGCTGTCGCAGCAGATCATGGAAGTCACGGTCGACGGCCGCCCGACCTACACCTGGAAGGTATCGACCGGCGCGAGGGGGCACATCACGCCGACCGGCTCGTTCAAGCCGACCCGCATGCACGAGATGTGGTATTCGAAGAAATACGACAACGCGCCGATGCCGCATTCGGTCTTCTTCAGCGGCGGCTACGCCGTTCACGCCACCTATGCCATCGGCCGTCTCGGCCGTCCTGCCTCGCATGGTTGCGTGCGGCTGCATCCGGATGCGGCGGCCGACTTCTATCAGCTTGTCGAGGTCTTCGGCCCCGGCAACACCAGCATCGTGATCGTCAAGTAG
- a CDS encoding inorganic phosphate transporter, whose protein sequence is MVDVVSSEAGIPRPDHPLEQSGGAKWFLPAFGVLVLVGIIYVGYALSQDLAIAKTVPWILLGIALLIALGFEFVNGFHDTANAVATVIYTRSLPAEFAVMWSGVFNFLGVLTSSGAVAFGILSLLPVELILQVGSSSGFAMVFALLVAAILWNLGTWFLGLPASSSHTMVGSIIGVGLANQFMAPAGSATSGVDWGQATNVGTTLLVSPIVGFFAAAILLYAMKLLVRNPALYEAPKGNAPPPWWIRALLIFTCTGVSFAHGSNDGQKGMGLIMLILIGVVPTAYALNRTPDINYLQAYKSASASVETALGKYAKPGVTVADANAAKAAVQEAVRSKTWNDQTTVALQTYIHNTTAELQPYASVDNVPTDLVSNARNDIYLIGEALKLIDKKKLLPMQDADLKSVTDYHKAVDNATKFIPLWVKIAVALALGLGTMVGWKRIVVTVGEKIGKSHLTYGQGAAAELVAMVTIGMADRFGLPVSTTHVLSSGVAGTMAANGSGLQWSTVRNLLLAWVLTLPCSIALAFVLFVILRHVF, encoded by the coding sequence ATGGTGGACGTAGTTTCCAGTGAGGCGGGGATCCCGAGACCGGATCATCCCCTAGAACAATCGGGCGGTGCCAAATGGTTCCTGCCGGCTTTCGGCGTGCTGGTGCTCGTCGGCATCATCTATGTCGGCTATGCGCTCAGCCAGGATCTTGCCATCGCCAAGACGGTGCCCTGGATCCTGCTCGGCATCGCCCTTCTGATTGCGCTGGGCTTCGAGTTCGTCAACGGCTTCCACGACACCGCCAACGCGGTGGCCACCGTCATCTACACGCGGTCGCTGCCGGCCGAATTCGCCGTAATGTGGTCGGGCGTCTTCAATTTCCTCGGCGTGCTGACCTCGAGCGGCGCGGTGGCCTTCGGCATCCTGTCGCTGCTGCCGGTCGAGCTCATCCTGCAGGTCGGCTCGTCATCCGGCTTCGCCATGGTGTTCGCGCTGCTCGTCGCAGCGATCCTGTGGAACCTCGGCACCTGGTTCCTCGGCCTGCCGGCCTCGAGCTCGCACACGATGGTCGGCTCGATCATCGGCGTCGGTCTCGCCAACCAGTTCATGGCCCCGGCCGGAAGCGCCACCAGCGGCGTCGACTGGGGGCAGGCGACCAATGTCGGCACCACCTTGCTGGTCTCGCCGATCGTCGGTTTCTTCGCCGCGGCCATCCTGCTCTATGCCATGAAGCTCCTGGTGCGCAATCCGGCGCTCTACGAGGCGCCGAAGGGCAACGCGCCGCCGCCATGGTGGATCCGCGCGCTGCTGATCTTCACCTGCACCGGCGTCAGCTTCGCGCACGGCTCCAATGACGGTCAGAAGGGCATGGGCCTGATCATGCTGATCCTGATCGGCGTCGTGCCGACCGCCTATGCGCTCAACCGCACGCCCGACATCAACTATCTCCAAGCCTACAAGTCGGCCTCCGCCAGCGTCGAGACGGCGCTGGGCAAATATGCCAAGCCCGGCGTCACCGTTGCCGATGCCAATGCCGCAAAGGCAGCCGTGCAGGAAGCCGTGCGCAGCAAGACATGGAACGATCAGACGACCGTTGCGCTGCAAACCTATATCCACAACACGACTGCCGAGCTGCAGCCCTATGCTTCCGTCGACAACGTGCCGACCGACCTGGTCAGCAACGCGCGTAACGACATCTACCTGATCGGCGAAGCGCTGAAGCTGATCGACAAGAAGAAGCTGCTGCCGATGCAGGACGCCGACCTGAAGTCGGTGACCGACTACCATAAGGCGGTCGACAACGCGACGAAGTTCATCCCGCTGTGGGTGAAGATCGCCGTGGCGCTGGCGCTTGGCCTCGGCACCATGGTCGGTTGGAAGCGCATCGTCGTCACCGTAGGCGAGAAGATCGGCAAGAGCCACCTGACCTATGGCCAGGGCGCCGCCGCCGAGCTGGTCGCGATGGTGACGATCGGCATGGCCGACCGTTTCGGCCTGCCGGTGTCGACGACGCACGTGCTGTCGTCCGGCGTCGCCGGCACGATGGCGGCCAATGGCTCCGGCCTGCAGTGGTCGACCGTGCGCAACCTCCTGCTGGCCTGGGTGCTCACGCTGCCCTGCTCGATCGCGCTGGCCTTCGTGCTGTTCGTGATCCTGCGCCACGTTTTCTGA